The genome window GCTCAATATAGAATTTAAAAACAGTGTAAATACTTCTGAAATAAGGGATAGAATAAAAGGACTTAATATAGGAAGTTATTCTGTACAGGCGTTAGGTACTGATGGAAAAGAATTTATAATAAAGAGTGGACCGAATACTTCTGATAAAATAGTTGAAGCAATGAAAACTTATTGGGCAGAAAATAATACCTTTTCAGTGAAAGGGAAATCATCAGTTTCCCCATCTATGAGTATATCTATCAGGAAAAAAGCGATATATGCATTTCTTATTGGATTGATAGGAATTTTATTTTATATTACTGTCAGATTTGAATTTAGATTTGCAGTAGGTGCCACTCTTGCTATTTTTCACGATATACTCTTTGTACTTGCAATACTTGCTCTTACCAAAAAACAGATAGATACATCTGTAATCGCTGCATTACTTACAATAGCAGGTTATTCAGTCAATGATACGGTAATCATATTTGACAGGATAAGAGAAAATATAAGGAAAACAAGAAGTGATGATTATTTAACCTTATTCAATAATAGTATAAATGAAACACTGAGCAGAACAGTCCTTACGGTTCTTACCACATTATTTGTAGTCATCCTCCTTTTTATTCTCGGAGGAGAAACACTTCATACTTTTGCCTTTTCATTACTGGTAGGATTTATAATAGGAACTTATTCTTCTATCTTTATCGCTTCTTCTATTATTATTGACTGGCATAGATGGAAGCCACATAAGTTTAAAGTATGAGGGTAATTAGCGGATATCTAAAAGGGAGAAAATTATTTTTCCCTGAGAGAACA of bacterium contains these proteins:
- the secF gene encoding protein translocase subunit SecF, with the translated sequence MEFIKNTKFNFIGKRKFAYLFSLTVIIWGMIVFGIRGKDNFGVDFVGGDMLNIEFKNSVNTSEIRDRIKGLNIGSYSVQALGTDGKEFIIKSGPNTSDKIVEAMKTYWAENNTFSVKGKSSVSPSMSISIRKKAIYAFLIGLIGILFYITVRFEFRFAVGATLAIFHDILFVLAILALTKKQIDTSVIAALLTIAGYSVNDTVIIFDRIRENIRKTRSDDYLTLFNNSINETLSRTVLTVLTTLFVVILLFILGGETLHTFAFSLLVGFIIGTYSSIFIASSIIIDWHRWKPHKFKV